The Xiphias gladius isolate SHS-SW01 ecotype Sanya breed wild chromosome 7, ASM1685928v1, whole genome shotgun sequence genome window below encodes:
- the c2cd3 gene encoding LOW QUALITY PROTEIN: C2 domain-containing protein 3 (The sequence of the model RefSeq protein was modified relative to this genomic sequence to represent the inferred CDS: inserted 1 base in 1 codon), which yields MKSRKQRAVKAGSSRRKVSSDVSPSTSLPPLVEGQLRCFLRVTINRVLWTVHKPPSATFVRVRWWGESSNGTHFFPRDGSQLSQKTLKTAACFAIRCGPKQFTSYLTDMGSLVLEVLTKSDHLPIARAQVAGISRLSLSNPISGFYTLVSPTSEKLGELQVSLNLEPLTEAYDSSSSGPTTDISAEGPQVTTLTVPSQPKSLSGGSGKESVGSSRANTPRGKDHLYFQNAKKDEGKVKSLENQVPTTNRSQNSQTAGNPLSREPCGQTTNDILSVILERGNKLRNAMVVSALTCDMDSASTLKDTPLPLPKDNILPSSKMLLQNILDVDSTLKHSDDVAEVSDCSLDCPADMDNRAVDLLLGSLNTSPLPLWNGEGFSPESGHSSVCGDSELNDPQYDQSLLENLFYKTPMSDTRLDDTEAEGQETVSSSKNQPKQQAWSGPKISGGPNSEPRGSPDAGGILPGLSAEKLTLLSSIRVARVTIKSLSIHTGSATTTPRKTSSKGKPPRPLTSTKCSYFVEYVFPMAPTSSRRDHGKAGVAEVTRAVSSKVKGGAVKFLHHCVFPVHFSTAAVKQWWQTDMIFKIYSRKSNQKKPVPAGKAVHPLRCLLQSKQLSQSVVLPVQSLEGNCETQEIGPLVVSLELATDSQDFYPGKSKSKLACRDTSPSQTAPSPSTQRETSSRSQLVETGGEELPARSLEDSRLNVWSPQKPSKEPSPHPGLHASPYKLWQQVEEDPEVLLHTLLMVPDGRNFSCGLMQAPNVYLNCKLFWCDEMARSVVSWGQANPSFNFVQVTPVALTTKLLQRMKNNVMVIEVWQKTGSSGQDRLLGLVKLPLHQFYMSFRDPKIAHLLLQAQYPVLGVDCYMPVIDVFSGSCKGNLRVVLAMGTSEQIVALQRTRDEEYDYLSHLVKPVHLLDHPRHSPTKVMSAQEETMREHLFVIRVEKVNGLTPLQSTVWGEADCYVQYSFPCQDSDPAATVDQNLIESSVNLKPFRTTTTLCVPDPTFGHTETHVLLAPEGVPVQRLLLSSLSTQGLSSGGGIQFEVWCRYYYPNVRDQLVAKGLLPLSKLCAMITMQRQHPNEAQMFSLPLIPRTDSPTGRQPQPSGLLDVCIRYKHRPVRPEGQTGRGAASRIVTLVVQVHRASGLQAAARVISGQEERFSYFASVGVNTYVTVQLSFLPESERRCTRIAARTFSPEFDHHMEVSCDLLVQRSSGETRSLAEQLQEASTVFTVWNRDNRKAVNVSRPKDVMLGTVKIPXADLIHKRTGISGWFGVYLPQETSSSQHQHVLVGGLEISISFAHHSDRERVIKAAQGLGWVMGQSEYEMQDDDEVWEESMKKLSLTLSLPRAWIPVHCLLLPGHSELQRSTYCYFRYKFYDQEAFCSQMKHPSVVEGGKDSQATVSLEGSRTVELRRTQPLMWYLQEERLEVQVWVAFNKDKTRRPTDTDRLVGSAFVDLSSLAKTPRKKLTLSGVYPLFRRSAADLQGAALRVHITLTAGSVPRESSAGADTQVDSDSQGELLSEEVESADQPPSPSTPKKRTQSRSKNKSSSPTTDITSVQHTEMSTEESFPVTVAVDRAMHLNLKGCPLAERSEGTPCCCVSYVTADSAEPVSTAVIANTDCPVWDHQHECRLSKQLLVDPQQCLVFKVWHKGEMERVLGFASVDLSPLLCGFPSVCGWYNITDFSGQCHGQLKVSVTPLKGVQDLRGQRKTLNEEAAKNSSALFQALPLSYHTAATYSSFPSQISRCPEQKISSPDHTDKLFTERSNESDRHFEHMDKVRLYHQSLQDPTAAHSVCSSSASDINPSSSFLFSALRKKLSELDNIQRYFSRKLSTPTFPSVTEQDCHTKPLEQRQSETDTSQLLLKSNQLVGEVSNIISGLRGHHLETIHSNPQSSSTTSPVEDNLQTIPESISSLHIASNSAQEDVSPLPSPLPKMSEDHTDSEAEEEKDSQNYKVTVSEDENEERTDEDEDEDEMDCTRDEGANDDEGEEEDYEEVVVKPRHLNEVTSLTDKTSPWTSILSDPDTVSLESLEAPEEPDLSQDEDEKSQMVNLETRDSSGKHKCTGRGESDSFHGSAGNASGTERNYKRTIQALDEKQAKRRHSPNKGSGDRSPSPTVRHTTDTADPSLDNQHSQLQTSVPVEVPNFFLPSHQLEASMRAIKLAPSFSQTPSDPGRISPVQSFPHRRGPPQRPNMSPSSMKKETERIAKIFAAHFDENQ from the exons ATGAAGAGCAGAAAACAGAGGGCAGTCAAAGCTggaagcagcagaaggaaag TCTCCAGCGACGTGTCCCCCTCCACCAGCCTCCCTCCTCTGGTCGAGGGCCAGTTGAGATGCTTTCTGCGGGTGACAATAAACCGGGTATTATGGACAGTCCACAAGCCCCCGTCTGCAACGTTCGTCAGGGTTCGCTGGTGGGGAGAATCCTCCAATGGGACACACTTCTTTCCAAGAGATGGATCGCAGCTCTCCCAGAAGACCTTGAAGACCGCAGCTTGCTTTGCCATCCGCTGTGGGCCAAAGCAATTCACCTCATATCTTACAG ATATGGGCTCATTGGTGCTGGAAGTTCTGACAAAATCGGATCATTTGCCAATCGCACGGGCTCAAGTTGCTGGCAtctcccgtctctctctgtcaaaccCCATTAGTGGATTTTATACCCTTGTATCTCCAACATCTGAAAAGCTGGGAGAACTGCAG GTTTCACTTAATTTGGAGCCTCTGACTGAAGCCTatgacagcagcagctcaggtCCCACCACAGATATCAGTGCTGAAGGACCACAAGTCACCACACTGACTGTGCCCTCACAGCCCAAGTCACTCTCAGGTGGCAGCGGGAAAGAATCAGTTGGGAGCAGCAGAGCAAACACACCAAG AGGGAAAGACCACTTATAtttccaaaatgccaaaaaagatGAAGGCAAAGTTAAGTCGCTGGAGAATCAGGTGCCGACAACAAACAGATCTCAGAACAGTCAAACAGCTGGGAATCCTTTAAGTCGGGAGCCTTGTGGACAAACAACTAATGATATCCTCTCAG TTATTTTAGAGCGTGGAAACAAGCTTAGAAACGCTATGGTAGTATCAGCCTTGACATGTGACATGGATTCTGCCTCCACTCTGAAAGAtactcctctgcctctcccaaAGGACAACATCTTACCATCTTCCAA GATGCTTCTTCAAAATATTCTGGATGTTGATTCAACTCTCAAACACTCCGATGATGTTGCTGAAGTCTCAGACTGCAGCTTAGACTGTCCTGCTGACATGGACAACAGAGCTGTGGATCTTCTCCTTGGCAG cttaaacacatctcctctgcctctctggaATGGAGAGGGCTTCTCCCCTGAATCTGGCCACAGCAGTGTTTGTGGGGATAGTGAGCTCAATGATCCACAATATGATCAGAGCTTACTGGAAAATTTGTTCTACAAAACTCCT ATGTCAGATACCAGATTAGATGACACAGAGGCAGAGGGTCAAGAAACCGTGTCCTCGAGtaaaaatcaaccaaaacagCAGGCATGGTCTGGACCCAAGATAAGTGGAGG TCCAAATTCAGAGCCTAGGGGGTCTCCAGATGCAGGTGGTATTCTTCCTGGCCTCAGCGCAGAAAAGTTGACTTTGCTGAGTTCGATCCGAGTGGCGAGAGTGACCATCAAATCCCTGAGCATACACACAGGAAGCGCAACCACCACACCCAGGAAGACCTCCAGTAAAGGGAAACCTCCTCGACCATTAACCAGCACAAAATG ctcttaTTTTGTTGAGTATGTGTTCCCGATGGCACCCACTTCGAGTCGACGTGATCATGGTAAAGCTGGAGTTGCAGAGGTGACCAGAGCTGTTTCCAGTAAAGTCAAAGGAGGAG cgGTGAAGTTCCTCCATCACTGTGTGTTTCCTGTCCACTTCAGCACAGCAGCAGTTAAACAGTGGTGGCAAACTGATATGATTTTCAAGATTTACTCACGAAAGAGCAACCAGAAGAAA CCTGTTCCCGCTGGTAAAGCAGTTCACCCACTGCGTTGTCTGCTGCAGAGCAAGCAGCTGAGTCAGTCTGTCGTATTACCTGTACAGAGCCTGGAGGGAAACTGTGAAACACAGGAGATTGGACCTCTCGTG gTGTCACTGGAACTTGCAACAGACAGCCAAGATTTCTACCctggaaaaagcaaaagcaagCTGGCTTGCAGAGACACCTCGCCTTCACAAACTGCACCCAGTCCCAGCACCCAGAGAGAGACCAGCTCCAGATCTCAACTTGTTGAAACTGGCGGAGAGGAGTTACCTGCTCGCTCTTTAGAAGACTCCAGGCTAAATGTTTGGAGTCCTCAGAAACCATCGAAAGAACCCTCTCCTCATCCTGGCCTCCACGCATCTCCTTATAAGTTGTggcagcaggtggaggaggatcCCGAGGTCCTGCTGCATACTTTACTCATGGTACCAGATGGAAGGAACTTCAGCTGCGGACTCATGCAGGCTCCAAATGTGTACTTGAACTGTAAACTCTTTTGGTGCGATGAGATGGCGAGATCTGTGGTCAGCTGGGGTCAGGCAAACCCTTCTTTCAACTTTGTTCAG GTGACTCCTGTTGCCTTAACAACTAAGCTGTTGCAGCGGATGAAGAATAATGTGATGGTAATCGAGGTGTGGCAGAAAACTGGAAGCTCAGGGCAGGATCGACTCCTGGGCCTTGTTAAATTACCTCTTCACCAGTTCTACATGTCATTTAG GGATCCAAAGATTGCCCACCTTCTTCTCCAGGCGCAGTACCCTGTTTTAGGGGTGGACTGTTACATGCCGGTCATTGATGTGTTCTCAGGAAGTTGTAAAGGAAACCTTAGGGTTGTTTTAGCTATGGGGACATCAGAACAGATAGTTGCCCTCCAGCGCACAAGGGACGAGGAATATGACTATTTGTCTCATCTTGTGAAACCAGTTCATCTGCTTGATCACCCACGACATTCACCAACAAAG GTGATGTCAGCACAAGAAGAAACTATGAGAGAGCATCTGTTTGTGATAAGAGTGGAGAAGGTCAATGGGCTTACACCTCTGCAGTCTACAGTGTGGGGGGAAGCTGACTGCTATGTCCAGTACAGTTTCCCCTGTCAGGACAGTGACCCTGCTGCAACTGTGGACCAAAACCTCATAGAGAGCA GTGTGAACCTGAAGCCGTTTCGTACGACCACTACTCTCTGTGTGCCTGACCCGACGTTTGGCCACACTGAGACTCACGTGCTTCTGGCTCCTGAAGGAGTGCCTGTCCAGAGGTTGCTGCTCAGCTCTCTTTCAACTCAAGGCCTCAGCAGTGGTGGAGGCATCCAGTTTGAAGTGTGGTGCAG ATATTACTATCCAAATGTCAGAGATCAGCTTGTGGCCAAAGGACTGCTTCCATTGTCCAAGCTGTGTGCTATGATCACCATGCAGAGACAACATCCTAATGAGGCCCAAATGTTCTCCTTGCCCCTGATTCCCAGGACAGATAGTCCTACGGGACGACAGCCCCAGCCCTCAG gCCTGCTAGATGTGTGTATTCGGTACAAGCACCGGCCTGTGAGACCTGAAGGACAGACCGGTAGAGGAGCTGCCTCTCGCATTGTGACACTTGTGGTTCAGGTGCACAGAGCATCAGGTCTGCAGGCAGCAGCAAG GGTAATATCTGGTCAAGAAGAAAGGTTCAGCTACTTTGCCAGTGTGGGGGTGAACACATATGTCACAGTTCAGCTCTCCTTCTTGCCCGAGAGTGAGAGGAGGTGTACCCGCATAGCTGCGAGGACCTTCAGCCCCGAGTTCGACCACCACATGGAGGTGTCCTGTGATCTGCTGGTGCAGAGGAGCAGCGGAGAAACCCGAAGCCTGGCTGAGCAGCTGCAAGAGGCTTCTACTGTCTTTACTGTTTGGAACCGAGACAATCGCAAAG CAGTGAACGTTTCCAGGCCTAAAGATGTGATGTTGGGTACAGTGAAAATAC TAGCTGATCTCATCCATAAAAGAACAG GTATCTCTGGCTGGTTTGGAGTGTATTTACCTCAGGAAACAAGTTCTTCTCAGCACCAGCACGTCTTGGTCGGGGGTCTAGAGATCTCCATCAGCTTTGCCCACCactcagacagagaaagagtcATTAAAGCTGCTCAGGGTTTGGGCTGGGTAATGGGCCAGAGTGAGTACGAAATgcaggatgatgatgaagtCTGGGAAGAAAGCATGAAGAAACTCTCTCTGACTTTGTCTCTGCCTAGAGCATGGATACCAGTCCACTGTTTGCTTCTCCCAGGCCACAGTGAGCTTCAGCGCTCCACCTATTGCTACTTCAGGTACAAGTTTTATGACCAGGAGGCCTTCTGCTCTCAGATGAAACACCCATCTGTCGTAGAGGGTGGGAAGGACAGCCAGGCCACAGTGAGTTTGGAAGGAAGTAGAACTGTGGAGCTGAGGAGGACTCAACCTTTAATGTGGTATCTGCAAGAGGAGAGGCTCGAAGTGCAGGTGTGGGTTGCTTTCAACAAGGACAAAACCAGAAGACCCACTGACACAGACCGTCTGGTTGGCTCAGCATTTGTCGATCTGTCCTCTCTTGCAAAGACGCCCAGGAAGAAACTGACTCTCAGTG GTGTGTACCCGCTGTTCAGGCGCTCTGCAGCAGATCTACAAGGGGCAGCTCTCAGGGTGCACATCACCCTGACAGCAGGTTCTGTCCCCAGGGAGTCATCTGCTGGAGCTGACACCCAGGTGGACTCTGACAGCCAGGGGGAGCTCTTATCAGAAGAGGTGGAATCAGCAGATCAACCCCCTTCGCCGTCTACCCCCAAAAAACGTACACAAAGCAGAAGCAAGAACAAATCCTCCAGTCCGACTACAGACATCACATCTGTGCAGCATACAGAAATGAGCACGGAGGAATCTTTTCCCGTCACAGTGGCAGTGGACCGGGCTATGCACCTGAATCTGAAAG GCTGTCCTCTAGCAGAGCGCAGTGAAGGGACACCATGCTGCTGTGTTTCATACGTCACTGCTGACTCTGCTGAACCAGTGTCCACAGCTGTCATAGCCAACACTGACTGCCCCGTGTGGGACCATCAACATGAGTGCAG gCTTTCAAAGCAGCTACTGGTTGATCCACAACAATGTCTCGTGTTCAAAGTCTGGCACAAAGGAG AAATGGAGAGGGTGCTTGGATTTGCTTCTGTAGACCTGTCCCCCTTACTCTGTGGGTTCCCCTCAGTGTGTGGTTGGTACAACATCACAGACTTCAGTGGTCAGTGTCACGGGCAGCTCAAAGTGTCCGTCACTCCTCTAAAGGGGGTCCAAGACCTCCgaggacagagaaaaacttTGAATGAGGAAGCTGCCAAAAACTCATCG GCTTTATTTCAGGCCCTTCCTCTCAGCTATCATACTGCAGCCACCTATAGTAGCTTCCCCTCTCAAATCAGCCGATGCCCTGAGCAAAAGATCTCGTCACCTGACCACACAGACAAGCTGTTCACTGAAAG GTCCAACGAGAGCGACCGTCATTTTGAACACATGGACAAAGTCCGTCTTTACCATCAGAGTCTGCAGGATCCAACAGCAGCTCACTCTGTCTGCAGCAGCAGTGCAAGTGACATCAATCCCTCCAGCTCTTTCCTGTTTTCAGCACTCAG GAAAAAACTAAGCGAGCTAGACAACATCCAGAGATATTTCAGTCGTAAACTTTCCACTCCCACGTTCCCGTCTGTGACTGAGCAGGACTGTCACACCAAACCCTTGGAGCAGAGgcagtcagagacagacacaagtCAGCTTCTTCTCAAGTCCAACCAGTTAGTTGGCGAAGTCAGCAATATCATTAGCG GTCTACGAGGACACCACCTGGAAACAATTCACTCCAACCCCCAGAGCAGCTCAACAACTTCCCCTGTTGAAGACAACCTTCAAACGATCCCTGAGAGCATCTCCAGTCTACACATAGCTTCAAATTCTGCCCAAGAAGATGTGTCTCCTCTGCCGTCGCCTCTTCCAAAGATGTCTGAAGACCATACAGACTCTGAGGCTGAGGAAGAAAAGGACAGCCAAAACTACAAAGTCACTGTGTCCGAGGACGAAAACGAAGAAAGAACAGacgaagatgaagatgaagatgaaatgGACTGCACACGGGACGAGGGAGCTAATGATGatgaaggggaagaagaagattATGAGGAGGTTGTGGTGAAGCCGAGGCATTTGAATGAGGTGACCTCTTTAACAGACAAAACCAGTCCATGGACCAGCATCCTGTCAGACCCCGACACGGTTTCTTTGGAGAGCCTGGAGGCACCAGAGGAGCCAGACCTGAGCCAAGACGAGGATGAGAAGAGCCAGATGGTAAATCTGGAAACTCGTGACTCCAGTGGGAAACACAAATGTACAGGACGAGGGGAGAGTGACAGTTTTCATGGATCAGCAGGAAACGCTTCAGGCACAGAGAGAAATTATAAAAGGACAATACAAGCTTTAGACGAGAAACAAGCAAAAAGGCGCCACAGCCCCAACAAGGGGTCAGGTGACAGAAGTCCATCACCCACCGTACGGCACACCACAGATACCGCTGATCCATCGCTGGACAACCAACATTCACAGCTCCAAAC CTCAGTCCCTGTGGAGGTCCCTAatttcttcctcccctctcaccAACTGGAGGCTTCTATGAGAGCCATAAAACTAGCTCCTTCCTTCTCCCAGACGCCCAGTGACCCA GGGCGGATCTCTCCAGTTCAGAGCTTTCCTCATCGCCGAGGTCCTCCACAGCGTCCCAACATGTCTCCGTCGTCCATgaagaaagagactgagagaatAGCAAAAATATTTGCAGCTCACTTTGATGAGAATCAGTAG